Below is a window of Drosophila miranda strain MSH22 chromosome 3, D.miranda_PacBio2.1, whole genome shotgun sequence DNA.
ttcgtAAATGATTTATGTATGGGATATACTTATTTTCTCAAGAAGTACCATCCGATCAACATGAAATGTTGGATCTGCCCCAACAGAACCTACATTCCGCCCTGTGCACGGCACATTAGCAGCAATAATTGGCGACAAGAAAGGGTAAAAATACCCGTGTAAATACTGTCCGCAGCTAGAAAGAAAGAATATTAGAAGGCACCCCCGGACCTCGAGACGAACCACTCCGATCGAAAGCAAAACAACATCTGACGCTGTGCTTTCGCTTTTCGAGAATATTTTTAGATcaatttttttcttctttcaggttttacttttattttttttttgctgttgctgtttttttttgctagcCGAGAAGAGCAGAGTCTCCCCTTTTACTGCGTCTTGATCGTCTCGTCTTGATCGGGTAAATGAAGAAATGAGTAATGAATAATGAGAGATGAAAACTGTGCCAACAACATATCAAAGCCATTGAGACGACGCAAAGCTGTAATTTGtcataaatatttgcatattaaaAAGCTCTTTTCCCCTTGATTTATTTCTATAAACAAAACCAGTTGTGGTGACTTCAAAAGTGTATCAGCAATTGCATTCGGAACTTGAAGAACAAATCGTCGCGAAAATGCATTGCAGTTGGAATTGTAACTGGAGCTGGACTCTGGTCTCGATGTCGGGTGAGTGAACGGGAacctatgtacatacatatgtatatataaagtATAGATAGAACTTATGGAATGCTATATATGCATGGAGCTATGTATGAAAAATCATCCGATGAGGGGGTTATCTTACCGTCAAAACCTGACCCGATCTGTCAGTTCTGCGTCGAATAGATTGCATCTCACGGAATGCCGGAATAAAAAGTTGGCGAAAAATTTATGAAATGCCAATTTCACTTACGCTTAACTTTATTACCCCTGACGCACATTTGCAACTTTGTTGCAACTGACTGTTTGTGTGTGCCACACAGCTACCCGTGCTCCtggtcctgctcctgctcctgcccccCACTGGCCGGCCAAGAGTCTCAGATTGCCTTTTAGCTTTCAACTTGAGCACTATTTCAATGTTtctgtttgtttatttgtctCCCACTCCAACACTCTCTGGCATTGGCGCTCTTTCCTTCTGGTTTTCCCTCTGGTTTTTCCACTGCTCAAATTTCCAGTCCTGATGCTGGCGCTGGTCGTGGAGGTACGGTCCGAGGAGTGCGGCCAGGAGGAGTTCACCAAGTGCGCCGAACCCCTCGAAATGCTGCATTTAACGCCAGAGTTCTCGATTGGCCCCGCCAAGAAGGAGGAACTGGACAAACTTTGCCAGTAAGTGTGCTCCCGGAGAAAGTTCCGATCCGATCCAGAGATAATCTCCGATTGTTTTGCAGCGAGCTACGCAAAGGAGTGCGGTGCATCCAGAGTTACACGCGACGCTGCATGGATCTGCAGCAGAGGAACCAGTTCAACAAGCTCTACCACGGCACCAACCAGTTTATCCGCGATCTGTGCAACAAGGGAGAGTTCCAGGAGGGTAAGATGCGACCAGAAACCTACTCCACAGATCTGTTTAAGCTTGATATACCCCATTGGGTGTTAAATTTAGAGTACCTAAAGCATGTGCCCTGCTCGGAGATGGCCAAGAAGGAGTTCGAGGTGTGCGCCACTCGCTATAAGGAAACAATGGTCTTTCTGAAGCCCAACAAGAATCAGGAGAATCCAGAAAACGGCACTCTCAACGAGAACATCAAAACCATTTGCTGGTGGGTAGAGATCTCTTCCTGATATTTCTTTCCTATAGCTAAATCCCCCCTTCGCAGCTCCATCAATGAGCTCGTGGACTGCTCGGAGATGGCGGCCCGAAGAATCTGTGGCAATGAGGCGGCCAAGTTTACGCGGGAGCTGGTCGATAAATATGCCAACAGTTTGACCAAGGTTAGTGTGATTACCGCTCTACGTAAGACAAACTTGATCTTTTCTCACTTTCGCAGACCTATTGCGAGGACTTTACCCGTAATCCGGGCATCTGTCGCAACGAAGCGCGCAATGGTGCCCCTGGGGTCCTACAGCAGACCAGTCTGGTCCTTCTAATGACAATGACGTTGGTGCCCCTGCTGGTCGGCAGCAGCCGAAGCAGCAGATAAATACTTGGCCACAACTACAGTTAAGTTCAAAATTCTAGAACCAGTTTACACACACAGGAAAAacagcaaaaggagagctaaATAGTTAAGGTTTCCCCCcaagcacacgcacacgcacacacacacaagacaCACAGCAAGAATTCCACACCCGGTTACATACTTTTGGGAGTCAATTTAGGCCACAGCGCAGGCAAAACTTGAACTAAAGCGTAAAATTAACTAAATGATAAGTATGTTATGTATACCAGTATACTATATAGATATATGGATATATCGGAGAAGAGGATAGGAGGAGAGTATAACTAGGGGTCGTCCTATGTTATAGGGGTCGTGTGCCTCTAGTTAAAGGGTATAGGTTAGCTGTAGTTAGTCCCAGTGTTGAGTGTGCCGCAAAAAGTGTGGCGTGTTACGGGCCCCACTACCACTACCGCAATCACTACTTTCCCACACTTTGTCGATCGTGCAATATATAGAGTTGAGTTTCGTTGAGTTTGTTTAAGTCTTTAAGTGTTGGAAATAATTTAGTTTCTAAGTTAGTAAGTTCCTTAAAAATTCCCCACTCTTCCATACACACTCCCCTGCAAACGCAAAGAATGTAGTTATTCTACCCCCACGGAATCCAGCAAAAAATGTGCATTTCTTAGAATGAAAATTCTACTATTTTGTAGATTTTTGATAGACCTCACTTTTGGTTAGCGATTATTTATTTCACACGCTGTAAATACCTTCAGGCGTACTCAAAAATTGATAAAGTTATTGATAAAAGCATATGGAAATACCtacaatataaataaataaatattagtTTAACTTgaacacatacatacacatacacacttAAGCACTCAAacgcccacacccacacccacaaaACTgtgaatatatacatatattatgaTTAAAGAGTAACATTTTTTTTAagtaaaacacacacacacgaatgCATAAGCAAAAAACACAATAAAAAAGtgaaaataaattaacaaaaatatatgtatatgtaaaagagacagagacagagggtGAACAGAGAGTGAGAAAGAGAGCAAGTGAAATAAAAGAGAAAACGAGAGCGTGCCAAAAATGCTTTTTACTGCAGGATAAAACCAAGCGCCGCCAAAAAGTATGCAACGCGCCGCATCCCGCCACCCAAAAGTATGCTGCGCAAAAATGCAATGGGGCTTTGACGCTGTGGGAtgtgggatgggatggggacggggacggggacgggctGAAGGCCTGAAGGGAAGGCCAGGCGAAGAACCCTCCACTGAGGCTGGCCATAATTTATGTTTATGTGGTGCGTTCGTTCATTAGACCAGCGGCGAGGACCTGGACCCAGGATCCAGGACCTAGCAGACATAGGAGAAGTTCAGGACGCCGTTGCTGGTTGACTTCTCGCCTGGCAGCTAATTTATAAGGTCGCCACATGACTCAAGGACATCAGAAGAGCGGGGGCCGGACGGCGCTCCATTGAATGTAATAATTATAGTTATCATGGTGGGCCAGTGGCATCTCCATTTGCATTTGGCATTTGCAACCTTGTTGAGGCATCGACTTCGATCCGGATTAAAGCGGAATTTGAATGGTTCGATGCAGAGGCCATTGAACGTTTGAATGGAGTGGCTTAAACCAGTACAAACTGAAGGCTGAAACTGTCCTCTAACTAGTTGAAAGGCTTCCACAGGCTTTCACTTCAAGGAGAAAGGCAGGAATTGAAATTTAAGCTTAATGGATTTTTTGACGACTTTTAATTGGTTAAGAGTATCTTCAAATTACGATTGCTTTCAATCATTCTTTTGAAGAAGAAAGCCAATAGAAAAAGGATTAGGTTAAAGACCTATGGCCAATATGGACAATATGGTTAAGGACTATGAGATTAAGACGTTAGGAATTTGGGAACTATTTTCAATGCCTAATAAGTTTGGATCTACTTTGTTTGACAACTAATATCCCTAAAATGTTCACCATGCTTCGGGAGTCTCTTTTAGCAAGGCTTTCACTACCATCACCGattctgtgtctctctctacACTCCTCTCCTGCTCTCACTGTTCATCTTTCTCTCAACTGCTTGGCCAATAAATGTCCTTTTCCTGGCCATTCAGTTGTGCCTTTACCATCTTTTACCATCAGGTCTCCCCAATTGCATTTCAATAAAGACGTTTTCGAGCATTTTTGGTCAGGACGAAATGCTTAACAAATCAATAGTTGAGTGCACCGACGGTTGTAGGGTTTTGGGGCTCTGGGGGTTGGGCACAGGTCGGACACAGGTATCTCGATTGCAGCTCAAATATTTACGTTTCCATTTAGAGCTGGCAGAGGAGATGCCACGAAATGTGGGGAGAATGCAGGTACTTCCCAGAGAACTCCTCCTCCTATCCGGAGTCATTTTCAACTTCATTTGTTGTGCAAATAGGCGAAACGTATTGCCATTGAGTGTCGTAACCCCCTCGATATCCTTTTCCCCTGACCAGCGGAAGAGGCCTCAGCCCTCtctctttttcctttttaATTTGAAGCCATATTTTGTTGATTCGAGCAGACGATCCAAAAGTGTTTTTGCGGCTGATGAAAGCATCCTTCTGACCTGCCAATTTCGGTTCTTTTGAACTGTTCAATATATCTATCTGAAGATATTCCAACCAAATAACATTAACTGCCCTTAAGTATGGTTTTGCATGAGAAATTTAATCGAAATCggatgcatatacatatgtatgtgtcaTATGGTAGGGTATCCAAAGCTGTCAAAGGTATCGTTTCATTTTCGATTAGTTGGTAATTAATTGAAAATAtcctttttgtgtgtgtgtactgTTGCTTCTACGTGTGTGCCTATGAGAAGGGGGAAGATCAACAGAatcagagcagcagcagcagcagcggcggcagcggcagcattgGAGAGTGGCAAAAAGGGGCAAACAAATTGACAGCCAGTTGCCGTTGCAGTTGCAGGATTCGTATTCATACGGCAATTTTAGAGTGGCACTCATGCTGTTTCCACTCTTTCATTCAtagtctctccctctccccctaCCCCTCCCTCTACCCCAACCCCACACTCTATCTCTGGACTCTGCTGAGAAATCCCTGACGCTCTTTCACTCATGTTTAATCCTCTTTAACAGAACGGCAACAGAACGATTACAATTTGATGTTTTGTTCCCTTTTCTTCT
It encodes the following:
- the LOC108158609 gene encoding uncharacterized protein LOC108158609, encoding MHCSWNCNWSWTLVSMSVLMLALVVEVRSEECGQEEFTKCAEPLEMLHLTPEFSIGPAKKEELDKLCHELRKGVRCIQSYTRRCMDLQQRNQFNKLYHGTNQFIRDLCNKGEFQEEYLKHVPCSEMAKKEFEVCATRYKETMVFLKPNKNQENPENGTLNENIKTICCSINELVDCSEMAARRICGNEAAKFTRELVDKYANSLTKTYCEDFTRNPGICRNEARNGAPGVLQQTSLVLLMTMTLVPLLVGSSRSSR